The Acidobacteriaceae bacterium nucleotide sequence TACCTCGGCGTGATACAGGCGGCGCGGAGCGTCGGTGAAATCAGCCGTGATGCGAATGGGTTGCTGCGCGAAGGCGGGTGCGGCAGCGAGAGCAAGAGAGGCAAAGACAAGCGAGCGGCGTTGCATCGTGGGTGAGGGCTCCTCCGGGAAAACTGCGTTGCGGCAGCGTTACAGACAGGATAGAGCGTAGTGGGCAGAGTGTAGAGGGTAGAGGTGTGTTTTTGTCGTGAGGAGATGGATAGTCCTGACCCTTTGGTTGGCGCTGTGGGATTTGTGGCCGGGTGGAGAGGGCGGGAACGCAGAGAGCGCAGAGTGATTTGTGGCTGTCAGAGGTGTGGAGGGAGGTGAGGGGAAAGGGAAAGGCCACGCTGGTCGCGTGGCCTTTCGGGGGAGCTGGTAAGGAGTTAGGGGACAGCGATGGGGGTGGGAGCGTTCTTCGGCGTGCTGAGGTAGCCGCTGACGACGTTCTTGCTGATGCTGTTGATGACGATCTCGTAGAGAAGAGGTGACTTGCCGGAGTAGAACTGGATGGGCTCGTCGAGGTTCTTGTCCTTCTTCTCGATGTTGTGGTCATCGGAGTAGACGTCGAGAGTGAACTTCGAGCGTTTGGTGTCGACCTTCCGAAGCTTGATCTTGATGGTGCCGACGAGCTTGGGATCAGAGCCCTTCTGCAGGGTGAACTCGTAGTAGTTGCGCTGATTCATGCGGCGGAGCTCTTCGAGTTCGCCGTGGGTGGTGGCGATGAGGCCGCTCATGACACCCTGGTCGCCGACGACGCGGGTGAGCTGCGATTTGGTGTTGGCGAGGTCAGCCTGTGTGGTGGCGACATCATTCTTCACACCGCCGACATCGGTCTTCACGGCTGTTACGTCGCTCTGTACGGCGCCGACCTGCTTCTGCGTGGCGGCCTGTTCGCGAGCGAGTTTCTGCGTGGCGGCAGCGGCGCTCTTCTGGGCGAGCAGAAGCTCGTTAGAGCGGTCGTCAAGCTGCTTCTGCGTGAGTCCCATGGACTGGCCGAGAGCCTGACCCTGCGCCTTGAGGCGTTCGTTGGTGTCTTCGATCTTGTCGTTGAGAGAGCTGTTCTGCGAGACGGCTGCGTCGACCGCCTTGTGCTCATCGGTGAGCTTGTTCTGCAGTACGAGTCCCCAGACCAGCGAGCCGAGGGCGAGCAGGAGAGCCAGGACTGCGACGGGTGCGATCCACCCCGGTGTTCGTTGTTCCACGACGGTTTCACGGATTTCAGGCATGCGATGTTCTCCTTACCGGTTGCCGCGCTCAAGTTCACTTGGAACGAAGAACGCGCGAGTCACATTTTTGGACGTGCGAAACCTACAATGGGACTCGCAGGGGTTGGGACTTGCAAGGGAGTGAGATGCAGAAGAGTTCGCAGATGATGCCTGAGACGGATGTTTTGATTTGCGGCGCAGGGGTCATGGGGCTATCGCTGGCACTGGAGTTGACGCAGCGCGGGATGCGCGTGGCGGTGCTGGAGCAGGCGCAGAGAGGCGAGAGAGCCGCAGGGCAGGCGTCGTGGGCTGCGGCAGGAATGCTGGCGGCGGAAGACCCGCATAATCCGCCTGCGCTGAGTGAGTTGGCACGCTGGAGCAGGTCGCTGTATGACGCTTATTTGCAGCGAATCGAAGAGGTTTCGGGGCTGCAGGTGAGGTACCAGACGGACCGTACGATTCAGTATCTGCAGGATGGTGCGAGCGTGGAGTTGGCGGAGCAGTCGCTGAATCCGCGAGAGTTGATGGCGGCGTTGGAGACTGCGGTGGAGAAAACAGGCATCGACGTTGTGCGTGGCGTGCAGGTGCAACGTGCGGAGACGCTGGCAGGCTCAGTGAAGGTGATAGCAGGGAGCGAGAGCTTTGCAGCGAGGCAGGTGGTGTTTGCTGCGGGGGCGTGGTTTCTCGGGGAGCCTGCGGTTCGCCCGCGCAAGGGGCAGATGATGCGCTTGCGGCTGGCGATGGACGAGGTCCACCGCAGCGCCGGGGTGTATGTAGTGCCGCGGCGTTTTGGGGAGCAGGCAGGGACTGTGCTGGTTGGTGCGACGGTGGAGGATGCGGGCTTCGATACGACGGTGCGCGAGGACGAGTTGCAGCAGTTGCGACGACGCGCAGCGCAGATGGTGCCTGCGGTGGCAGACGCGGAGATTGTGGAGGCGTGGGCAGGGTTGCGTCCGGCGACGGTGGATGGGCTGCCTTTGCTGGGGGAGTTGGAGCCACGGCAGTTTGTCGCGGGCGGGCATTTTCGGAACGGCATTCTGCTGGCGCCTGCAACGGCTAAAGCGATGGCGGATATGCTGGAAGGCAAGCCTGTGGTGGAGATGCTGCAGCGTTTTGCGCCGAGTCTG carries:
- a CDS encoding FAD-dependent oxidoreductase, whose translation is MQKSSQMMPETDVLICGAGVMGLSLALELTQRGMRVAVLEQAQRGERAAGQASWAAAGMLAAEDPHNPPALSELARWSRSLYDAYLQRIEEVSGLQVRYQTDRTIQYLQDGASVELAEQSLNPRELMAALETAVEKTGIDVVRGVQVQRAETLAGSVKVIAGSESFAARQVVFAAGAWFLGEPAVRPRKGQMMRLRLAMDEVHRSAGVYVVPRRFGEQAGTVLVGATVEDAGFDTTVREDELQQLRRRAAQMVPAVADAEIVEAWAGLRPATVDGLPLLGELEPRQFVAGGHFRNGILLAPATAKAMADMLEGKPVVEMLQRFAPSLVVAQRER